A DNA window from Terriglobia bacterium contains the following coding sequences:
- a CDS encoding NADH-quinone oxidoreductase subunit J, giving the protein MIHLALFSFFGAICVAGAVNLLAQRHPINSALSLIVVMGSLAVEFMLLGAEFVAVIQVIIYAGAIMVLFIFTIMLLNAGEEERSAGSRIAMLLGVPALLILMGLVAWVLIRQNPASGSVPAGALPGTPPEIGRLLFRDFLLPFEITSVLILIAIMGAVVLARREH; this is encoded by the coding sequence ATGATTCACCTCGCACTATTTTCGTTCTTCGGCGCCATCTGCGTGGCGGGGGCCGTCAACTTGCTGGCGCAGCGTCACCCGATTAACAGTGCGCTGTCGCTGATTGTGGTAATGGGCTCGCTGGCGGTGGAGTTCATGCTGCTGGGCGCCGAATTCGTCGCCGTCATCCAAGTGATCATCTATGCCGGCGCCATCATGGTGCTGTTCATTTTCACCATCATGCTCCTCAACGCCGGCGAGGAAGAGCGTAGTGCTGGAAGCCGCATCGCTATGCTCCTCGGCGTGCCCGCCCTGCTCATTCTGATGGGCTTGGTCGCCTGGGTTTTGATCCGTCAGAACCCGGCCTCCGGCTCGGTTCCCGCCGGAGCGCTGCCCGGCACCCCGCCGGAGATCGGGCGCCTGCTCTTCCGTGATTTCCTACTGCCGTTTGAAATCACCTCGGTACTCATCCTGATCGCCATCATGGGCGCCGTGGTGCTGGCGAGGAGGGAGCACTGA
- the nuoK gene encoding NADH-quinone oxidoreductase subunit NuoK — translation MVPLSYYLVLSAVLFACGVAGFLMKRNIITIFMCIELMLNGVNLAFVAFAAHWHRLSGQVFVFFVMVVAAAEAAVGLAIIIAVFRTRETLNVDRVNLLKL, via the coding sequence ATGGTCCCACTCTCTTACTACCTTGTGCTCAGCGCGGTGCTGTTCGCCTGCGGTGTCGCCGGCTTCCTGATGAAACGCAACATCATCACGATTTTCATGTGCATCGAGTTGATGCTGAACGGCGTGAACCTGGCGTTCGTGGCCTTCGCCGCACACTGGCACCGGCTCAGCGGCCAGGTGTTTGTCTTTTTTGTCATGGTGGTCGCGGCCGCGGAAGCTGCCGTCGGTCTGGCCATCATCATTGCCGTCTTCCGCACGCGCGAAACCCTGAACGTGGACCGCGTGAATTTGCTGAAGCTGTAA
- the nuoL gene encoding NADH-quinone oxidoreductase subunit L: MDLWLIPLLPLAGAIINGLFGRRFSKTAVTAVGLAFPGAAMLWAWKAALQFAQLPASTIPHIENYGPWLGAGDFLAAYGLYLDQLSLLMALIVTGVGFIIHVYSVGYMAHEGGYYRFFSYMNLFMFFMLTLVLANNYLLMFVGWEGVGLASYLLIGFFFLRDSAAAAGKKAFIVNRIGDFGFLIALFLLIKHFGTLDFTQVFEKVAGLPQEATAGLLTTIGLLLLVGACGKSAQLPLYVWLPDAMEGPTPVSALIHAATMVTAGVYMIARSHAIFDRAPIALTVVAIIGCATALFAATIGTVQHDIKRVLAYSTISQLGYMVLACGVAAYSAGMFHLLTHAFFKALLFLGAGSVIHALGGEQDMRKMGGLRQRIPVTFWTMTVATFAIAGIFPLSGFFSKDEIPYRSWASHYGWWGFWAVGVFSAFLTAFYMFRLWFLTFFGEFRGVPAPEHQPKRAGQEHQTESHRIHESPRAMLIPLIMLAVLSFAGGWIGWPQVLGGSNHFEHFLAPVFEEHEASAHEAAAPSPVEGRAPSEIGLTVTATGAALFGIALAWLLYYRRRDLPEKLRERFQDAYSALEHKYYVDEIYAWLFVKPVIEGSRNILWRVIDAGAIDGTINETAEAARDVSNGFRRMQSGNIRSYAGWIAVGGAAVVAYMVWLGVK; encoded by the coding sequence ATGGATCTTTGGCTCATACCGCTGCTGCCGCTGGCCGGCGCCATCATCAACGGCCTGTTCGGGCGGCGCTTTTCCAAAACCGCCGTGACCGCGGTCGGCCTGGCATTTCCCGGCGCGGCCATGCTGTGGGCGTGGAAGGCGGCGCTGCAATTCGCGCAACTTCCCGCCAGCACCATCCCGCACATCGAGAACTACGGCCCCTGGCTCGGCGCCGGCGATTTCCTGGCCGCCTACGGTCTTTATCTCGATCAGCTTTCCCTGCTGATGGCCCTCATCGTCACCGGGGTCGGCTTCATCATCCACGTTTACTCGGTCGGGTACATGGCGCACGAGGGCGGCTACTACCGCTTCTTCTCCTACATGAACCTGTTTATGTTTTTCATGCTGACGCTGGTGCTGGCGAATAATTACCTGCTGATGTTTGTCGGATGGGAGGGCGTGGGCCTGGCCTCGTATCTGCTGATCGGATTCTTCTTCCTGCGCGATTCAGCAGCCGCCGCCGGCAAGAAGGCATTCATCGTCAATCGCATTGGCGACTTCGGTTTCCTGATCGCACTCTTTCTCCTCATCAAGCATTTCGGCACGCTTGATTTCACCCAGGTTTTCGAAAAAGTTGCCGGGCTCCCGCAGGAAGCGACCGCCGGCCTGCTCACGACGATTGGACTGCTGCTGCTGGTCGGCGCCTGCGGAAAATCGGCGCAGCTACCTCTTTATGTGTGGCTGCCGGACGCGATGGAAGGCCCCACGCCGGTTTCCGCGCTCATTCACGCCGCCACCATGGTGACCGCGGGCGTGTACATGATCGCGCGCTCGCACGCCATCTTCGATCGTGCTCCCATTGCGCTTACCGTGGTCGCGATCATCGGCTGCGCGACAGCATTATTTGCGGCCACCATCGGCACCGTGCAACACGACATCAAGCGCGTGCTTGCCTACTCCACTATCTCGCAACTCGGATACATGGTGTTGGCCTGTGGCGTGGCAGCCTATTCGGCGGGCATGTTCCACCTGCTGACGCACGCATTCTTCAAGGCGCTGCTCTTCCTTGGCGCCGGGTCGGTCATCCATGCTCTCGGGGGCGAGCAGGATATGCGCAAGATGGGCGGCCTGCGCCAGCGTATTCCCGTGACCTTCTGGACGATGACGGTGGCCACCTTTGCCATCGCCGGCATTTTCCCGCTATCGGGATTCTTCTCGAAGGACGAAATCCCCTACCGCTCCTGGGCCAGCCATTACGGCTGGTGGGGATTCTGGGCGGTCGGCGTATTCTCCGCCTTCTTGACCGCGTTCTATATGTTCCGGCTCTGGTTCCTGACGTTCTTCGGCGAGTTCCGCGGAGTGCCCGCGCCTGAGCACCAACCCAAGCGCGCCGGGCAGGAACATCAAACCGAGTCGCATCGCATCCACGAGAGCCCGCGCGCGATGCTCATCCCGCTGATTATGTTGGCGGTGCTGTCGTTTGCCGGCGGCTGGATTGGCTGGCCGCAGGTGCTCGGCGGCAGCAATCATTTCGAGCATTTCCTGGCGCCCGTCTTTGAAGAGCACGAAGCTAGCGCGCACGAAGCCGCTGCCCCCAGCCCCGTCGAGGGTAGGGCGCCGTCGGAGATTGGGCTTACGGTGACGGCTACCGGCGCGGCGCTGTTCGGCATCGCACTTGCCTGGCTGCTGTACTACCGGCGCCGCGATCTGCCCGAGAAGCTGCGCGAACGCTTCCAGGACGCTTATAGCGCGCTGGAGCACAAGTACTACGTGGACGAAATCTACGCCTGGCTATTCGTGAAGCCGGTCATCGAAGGCTCGCGTAACATCCTTTGGCGCGTGATTGATGCCGGCGCGATTGACGGCACCATCAACGAAACGGCCGAGGCCGCGCGAGATGTGTCGAACGGCTTCCGCCGCATGCAGTCGGGCAACATTCGCTCGTACGCCGGCTGGATCGCCGTGGGCGGGGCCGCCGTGGTCGCATACATGGTTTGGCTGGGAGTCAAATGA
- a CDS encoding NADH-quinone oxidoreductase subunit M has translation MSTLNTYILTIVTFIPLGGAVLLALFPRRDRDIRLFALVVSLLTFVLSLHLPVHFARHHAVFQFEQDVQWITTPNIHYHLAIDGISMWLVLLTTFLTPLCVLISWKSVHDRVKEFFILMLLLETALIGVFVSLDLFLFYFFWEASLIPMALLIGIYGHERRVYAAVKFFLFTMIASVFMLAAILWLYAHVGSFQFADTQQWLHGHGTEIQGAAPWLFLGFFVAFAVKVPLFPLHTWLPDAHVEAPTAGSVLLAGVLLKMGTYGLLRFNVGLFPDEARHNAPWIVTLAIIGIVYGALVAMVQPNLKKLVAYSSVSHLGFVVLGIFSFTQAGLVGAVFVMLAHGVSTGALFMLVGIIHERRHTFEISEFGGLATPMPIYATFFLIITLASIGLPLLNGFVGEFLVLSGAFLAHPLWGILAATGVIWSACYMLWMYQRVFFGKVDHDVNLKLPDLDLRERIALWPLAVAAFAMGVAPLIWINAVDSAVRNVLSLAAQFASQVVAR, from the coding sequence ATGAGCACGCTGAACACCTACATCCTCACGATCGTCACCTTCATTCCGCTCGGCGGTGCGGTGTTGCTGGCATTGTTCCCGCGCCGCGACCGCGACATCCGCCTCTTCGCGCTGGTCGTTTCCCTGCTGACGTTCGTCCTCTCGCTCCATCTCCCGGTACACTTCGCGCGCCACCACGCGGTCTTCCAGTTCGAGCAAGACGTTCAGTGGATCACCACCCCCAACATTCATTACCACCTGGCAATTGACGGCATCTCGATGTGGCTGGTCCTGCTGACCACCTTCCTGACGCCGCTGTGCGTGCTGATTTCGTGGAAGTCGGTGCATGACCGGGTGAAGGAATTCTTCATCCTCATGCTGCTGCTGGAGACGGCGCTCATCGGCGTGTTCGTCTCGCTCGACCTCTTCCTGTTCTATTTCTTCTGGGAAGCCAGCCTCATCCCCATGGCGCTGCTCATCGGCATCTACGGCCACGAACGCCGCGTCTATGCCGCCGTAAAATTCTTCCTGTTCACGATGATCGCCTCGGTCTTCATGCTGGCGGCGATCCTCTGGCTCTACGCACACGTTGGATCGTTCCAGTTTGCCGACACCCAGCAGTGGCTCCACGGGCACGGGACTGAAATTCAGGGCGCGGCGCCCTGGCTGTTCTTGGGCTTCTTTGTCGCGTTCGCGGTGAAGGTGCCGCTGTTCCCGTTGCACACCTGGCTGCCGGACGCGCACGTCGAAGCGCCCACCGCGGGCTCGGTGCTGCTGGCCGGTGTGCTGCTGAAGATGGGCACCTACGGCCTACTGCGCTTCAACGTCGGGCTCTTTCCTGACGAAGCCCGCCACAACGCGCCCTGGATCGTCACGCTCGCCATCATTGGGATCGTCTACGGCGCGCTGGTCGCCATGGTGCAGCCGAACCTGAAAAAGCTGGTCGCGTATTCATCGGTCAGCCATCTCGGTTTCGTCGTGCTCGGCATTTTCAGCTTCACGCAGGCGGGTCTGGTGGGCGCGGTCTTCGTCATGCTGGCGCACGGTGTCTCCACCGGCGCGCTGTTCATGCTGGTCGGCATCATTCACGAGCGGCGGCACACCTTCGAGATCAGCGAGTTCGGCGGCCTCGCCACGCCCATGCCGATCTACGCGACTTTCTTTCTGATCATTACGCTGGCATCCATCGGGCTGCCATTGCTCAACGGATTCGTCGGCGAGTTTCTGGTGCTGAGCGGCGCCTTCCTCGCGCACCCGCTCTGGGGAATTCTTGCGGCGACGGGCGTGATCTGGAGCGCCTGCTACATGCTGTGGATGTATCAGCGCGTCTTCTTCGGCAAGGTGGATCACGACGTTAATCTCAAGCTGCCCGATCTCGACCTCCGCGAGCGCATTGCGCTGTGGCCGCTGGCGGTGGCGGCCTTCGCCATGGGTGTGGCGCCGCTGATCTGGATCAACGCCGTGGATTCCGCGGTGCGCAACGTGCTCTCGCTCGCGGCGCAATTCGCCAGCCAGGTGGTGGCGCGATGA